One segment of Perognathus longimembris pacificus isolate PPM17 chromosome 26, ASM2315922v1, whole genome shotgun sequence DNA contains the following:
- the Rbm6 gene encoding RNA-binding protein 6 isoform X2: MIHDKEVTLEYVPSPDFWYCKRCKASSGGHQSSCSFCKGPREDVKQELVTYPQPQKTSIPVPSEKQPSRPADKELESRKREDGQEPRLGYQKREAERYLSHSRREGLTFRRDRDKEQWSGDSRQDGESKTIMLKRIYRSTPPEVIVEVLEPYVHLTTANVRIIKNRTGPMGHTYGFIDLDSHAEALRVVKILQNLDPPFSIDGKMVAVNLATGKRRNDSGDHSDHMHYYQGKKYFRDRRGGGRNSDWSSDTNRQGQQSSSDCYIYDSATGYYYDPLAGTYYDPNTQQEVYVPQDPGSPEEEEIKEKKPTNQGKSSSKKEVSKRDSKEKKDRGVTRFQENVSEGKPPPEDVFKKPLPPTVKKEESPPPPKVVNPLIGLLGEYGGDSDYEEEEEEEQTLPLQPRTAQPQQREELTKKENEEDKLTDWNKLACLLCRRQFPNKEVLIKHQQLSDLHKQNLEIHRKIKQSEQELAYLERREREGRFKEKGNDRREKLQSFDSPERKRIKYSRETDSDHNPVDKEDLDTSSKGGYTQQTTGWRKGAGLGYSHPGLGSSEETEGRMRGPGVGTPGRISKRQSNETYRDAVRRVMFARYKELD; encoded by the exons ATGATCCATGACAAAGAGGTCACCCTTGAGTATGTACCAAGTCCAGATTTTTGGTACTGCAAACGA tGTAAGGCCAGTAGTGGTGGACATCAGTCTTCATGTTCATTCTGCAAGGGCCCAAGGGAAG ATGTCAAACAAGAATTAGTAACCTACCCTCAACCTCAGAAAACATCCATACCAGTTCCATCAGAAAAGCAGCCCTCACGGCCTGCTGATAAGGAACTTGAATCTAGGAAACGGGAAGATGGACAAGAACCACGCTTGGGATATCaaaagagagaagcagaaagataCTTGTCTCATTCTCGAAGGGAAGGGCTTACTTTCCGAAGAGACCGAGACAAGGAACAATGGTCTGGAGATTCACGCCAGGATGGAGAGAGCAAAA CTATCATGCTAAAACGCATCTATCGTTCCACTCCGCCTGAGGTGATAGTGGAAGTGCTGGAGCCCTATGTCCACCTTACTACTGCCAACGTCCGTATCATCAAGAACAGAACTGGCCCCATGGGCCACACTTATGGCTTTATAGACCTCGACTCCCATGCA GAAGCTCTTCGGGTAGTGAAGATCTTGCAGAACCTTGATCCGCCATTTAGCATTGATGGGAAGATGGTAGCTGTAAACCTGGCCACTGGCAAACGAAG AAATGATTCTGGGGACCATTCTGACCACATGCATTACTATCAG GgtaaaaaatatttcagagataGGAGAGGAGGTGGCAGAAATTCAGACTGGTCCTCAGACACAAATCGGCAAGGACAACAAT CATCATCTGACTGCTACATATATGATTCTGCTACTGGCTACTATTATGACCCCTTGGCAGGAACTTATTATGACCCCAACACCCAG CAAGAAGTCTATGTGCCTCAGGACCCTGGCTCACCTGAGGAAGAAGAGATCAAGGAAAAGAAACCTACTAATCAAGGAAAATCAAGTAGTAAGAAGGAAGTATCTAAAAGAGATagcaaggagaaaaaagacagagGAGTGACAAGG TTTCAGGAAAATGTCAGTGAGGGGAAGCCCCCCCCAGAAGATGTCTTTAAGAAGCCTCTGCCTCCCACtgtgaagaaagaagagagtCCCCCTCCA CCTAAGGTAGTAAACCCACTGATTGGCCTCCTGGGTGAATATGGAGGAGACAGCGActatgaggaagaagaagaagaggaacagaCCCTTCCCCTACAGCCCCGCACAGCACAGCCCCAGCAGCGGGAGGAGCTGACCAAGAAGGAGAATGAAGAAGACAAACTCACTGACTGGAATAAACTGGCTTGTCTGCTCTGCAGAAGGCAGTTTCCCAATAAAGAAGTTCTAATCAAACACCAGCAGCTATCAGATCTGCACAAG CAAAACCTAGAAATCCACCGGAAGATAAAACAGTCGGAGCAGGAACTAGCTTATCTGGAGAGAAGAGAACGGGAG GGGagatttaaagaaaaaggaaatgatcgCAGGGAAAAGCTCCAATCTTTTGACTCTCCAGAAAGGAAACGGATTAAATACTCCAGAGAAACTGACAG TGATCATAACCCTGTTGATAAAGAAGACTTAGACACTAGCAGCAAAGGAGGCTATACCCAGCAGACTACTGGCTGGAGGAAAGGAGCTGGACTGGGATATAGCCATCCTGGATTGGGTTCGTCAGAAGAG ACTGAAGGCCGAATGAGGGGACCTGGTGTTGGGACACCAGGAAGAATCAGCAAGAGACAGTCTAATGAGACTTACCGAGATGCTGTTCGAAGAGTCATGTTTGCTCGGTATAAAGAACTAGATTAA